Proteins co-encoded in one Arthrobacter sp. ERGS1:01 genomic window:
- a CDS encoding APC family permease: MSRPLAEASATADREPEHKLQAGAISAAGAVVMAVAGSAPAYSIAATTAALVAAAGLASPAALLWCGLPMIGIAWAFSYLGKADVNAGAAYSWVGRALHPALGFLCGWALVVSATIFMVAGSLPAGAMTLALFSPENSGNVALATGIGAVWFLVMVACVMLGAQLTARAQWIMSTIEVLILVVFALIAIVKASTGAHAGPSFSWDWFAFNHFQGMGGFVAAALIAAFYYWGWDVSANLSEETDNAHKSSGLGGILGVVIVFLLFEVFTIGINVMMTGDQIAANSDNVLGALGEVIWPGLGGKILIIAVMLSTIATLETTLIQVTRSLFAMGRDKTLPAAFGRAHKKWQTPAFATAIVALVSLVLFIGSNFLGSVGDILSDAISSIGLQIAFYYCLAALAVVVAYRKLIFKSWKNFIFIGLWPGLGAVFMGWIFVVSIPELGPVVVSIGLGTLALGLIPMFIYWRKGSPYFKRIPLNVS; this comes from the coding sequence ATGAGCCGTCCACTCGCTGAGGCCAGCGCCACCGCCGACCGAGAACCCGAACACAAGCTCCAGGCCGGGGCCATCTCGGCCGCCGGCGCCGTCGTCATGGCCGTGGCCGGCAGCGCGCCGGCCTACTCCATCGCCGCGACGACGGCGGCACTCGTGGCCGCCGCCGGATTGGCCAGCCCCGCCGCCCTCCTCTGGTGCGGGCTGCCCATGATCGGCATCGCCTGGGCGTTCTCCTACCTGGGCAAGGCGGACGTCAACGCCGGCGCCGCGTACTCCTGGGTGGGCAGGGCGCTGCACCCGGCACTCGGCTTCCTGTGCGGCTGGGCGCTGGTGGTCTCGGCGACCATCTTCATGGTGGCCGGTTCACTGCCGGCCGGAGCCATGACCCTGGCCCTGTTCAGTCCGGAGAACTCCGGCAACGTGGCCCTGGCCACCGGCATTGGTGCCGTCTGGTTCCTGGTCATGGTGGCCTGCGTCATGCTGGGTGCCCAGCTCACGGCGCGGGCGCAATGGATCATGTCCACCATCGAGGTGCTGATCCTGGTGGTGTTTGCGCTGATCGCCATCGTGAAGGCAAGCACCGGCGCCCATGCCGGGCCGTCGTTCTCCTGGGACTGGTTCGCCTTCAACCACTTCCAAGGCATGGGAGGGTTCGTCGCCGCCGCCTTGATTGCCGCCTTCTACTACTGGGGCTGGGACGTCAGCGCCAACCTGAGCGAGGAGACCGACAACGCGCACAAGAGCTCGGGCCTGGGCGGCATCCTCGGCGTCGTCATCGTGTTCCTCCTGTTCGAGGTGTTCACGATCGGCATCAACGTCATGATGACCGGTGACCAGATTGCGGCAAACAGCGACAACGTGCTCGGAGCACTGGGCGAGGTCATCTGGCCCGGCCTCGGCGGAAAGATCCTGATCATCGCCGTCATGCTCTCCACGATCGCCACCCTGGAAACCACGCTGATCCAGGTGACCCGCTCGCTGTTCGCCATGGGCCGGGACAAGACCCTGCCGGCCGCGTTCGGCCGGGCCCACAAGAAGTGGCAGACGCCGGCGTTCGCCACAGCCATCGTTGCGCTTGTCTCGCTCGTTTTGTTCATCGGTTCCAACTTCCTGGGCAGCGTTGGGGACATCCTCTCCGACGCCATCAGCTCGATCGGCCTGCAGATCGCCTTCTACTACTGCCTCGCCGCACTGGCCGTGGTGGTCGCTTACCGCAAGCTGATCTTCAAGTCGTGGAAGAACTTCATCTTCATCGGCCTGTGGCCCGGGCTTGGGGCGGTGTTCATGGGCTGGATCTTCGTGGTCTCCATCCCCGAGCTCGGCCCTGTGGTGGTCTCGATCGGCCTCGGGACCCTAGCCCTGGGCCTGATCCCGATGTTCATCTACTGGCGCAAGGGCAGCCCCTACTTCAAGCGCATCCCGCTCAACGTGTCCTAG